From one Anabas testudineus chromosome 18, fAnaTes1.2, whole genome shotgun sequence genomic stretch:
- the LOC113168685 gene encoding matrix remodeling-associated protein 8-like, with amino-acid sequence MTQCGEGWGRTAGSSCNISYINPLESGVYWCESREGSTSSIINITVSDVAAQDPAGRLDDLVQLRPLLQQTTPDRKTDGTTESEKLHGTVEYKTVTAEVGDDVVLPCLDNREDEFDTLQLDKSRLPHDVFFLSNNIEYHSPSFHGRMQLRDPTMTDGDYSVIMKNVNMNDAGTYNCYVEKWFEGTKKSSLDLISIITLKVEEHIYITVKSGDRVTLPCRGYSRSTVTAVKWVRPDLEQAGYVFMFQDGRSVPDNQHPYYENWVELKDTEMKDGDASLILKNVTTSDSGTYECYVNQGQINLRRGPFNEAASWLLM; translated from the exons ATGACTCAGTGTGGAGAGGGATGGGGAAGAACAGCTGGTTCCTCCTGTAACATCAGCTACATCAACCCACTGGagagtggagtttactggtgtgagtccagagagggatcaaccagtagcatcatcaacatcactgtctctg ATGTTGCAGCCCAGGACCCAGCTGGACGTCTTGATGACCTTGTCCAGCTTCGTCCTCTGCTCCAGCAGACCACACCAGACAGGAAGACTGATGGTACCACAGAGTCAGAGAAGTTACATGGTACAG TGGAATATAAAACTGTAACAGCAGAAGTTGGAGATGATGTCGTTCTTCCCTGTCTGGATAACAGAGAGGATGAGTTTGACACGTTACAGTTGGACAAATCTCGTCTGCCACATGACGTGTTCTTTTTGAGTAATAACATTGAGTACCACAGTCCATCATTTCATGGTCGAATGCAGCTGAGAGATCCAACGATGACCGATGGAGATTATTCTGTGATTATGAAGAACGTCAACATGAACGATGCTGGAACGTATAACTGTTATGTTGAAAAGTGGTTTGAAGGCACTAAGAAATCTTCACTTGacctcatcagcatcatcaccCTGAAGGTTGAAG AGCACATTTACATCACAGTTAAATCTGGAGACAGGGTCACTCTGCCATGTCGAGGTTACAGCAGATCCACTGTCACAGCTGTGAAGTGGGTCAGACCAGACCTGGAACAGGCAGGTTATGTCTTTATGTTCCAAGATGGCCGATCCGTTCCAGATAACCAGCATCCATATTATGAGAACTgggtggagctgaaggacacagagatgaaggacggagacgcGTCTTTGATTCTTAAGAATGTGACGACTTCTGACAgtggaacatatgagtgttatGTCAACCAGGGACAAATAAACCTCAGGAGGGGCCCTTTTaatgaagctgcttcctggttgttgatgtga
- the LOC117153057 gene encoding CD276 antigen homolog: MRSFFPVWITERMSLTRYSWTNLVCHMTCSLYHSPSFHGRMQLRDPTMTDGDYSVIMKNVNMNDAGTYNCYVEKWFEGTKTSSLDLISVITLKVEEHIYITVKSGDRVTLPCRGYSRSTVTAVKWIRPDLKKAGYVFMFQDGRSVPDNQHPYYKNWVELKDTEMKNGDVSLILKNVTTSDSGTYECYVNQGQINLRRGPFNEAATFINLTVEPGDAAENTVDGGLVNSPPVASVLVVVAAVIAGFVIYRKQN, from the exons ATGAGGTCGTTCTTCCCTGTCTGGATAACAGAGAGGATGAGTTTGACACGTTACAGTTGGACAAATCTCGTCTGCCACATGACATGTTCTTTGTACCACAGTCCGTCATTTCATGGTCGAATGCAGCTGAGAGATCCAACGATGACCGATGGAGATTATTCTGTGATTATGAAGAACGTCAACATGAACGATGCTGGAACGTATAACTGTTATGTTGAAAAGTGGTTTGAAGGCACTAAGACATCTTCACTTGACCTCATCAGCGTCATCACCCTGAAGGTTGAAG AGCACATTTACATCACAGTTAAATCTGGAGACAGGGTCACTCTGCCATGTCGAGGTTACAGCAGATCCACTGTCACAGCTGTGAAGTGGATCAGACCAGACCTGAAAAAGGCAGGTTATGTCTTTATGTTCCAAGATGGTCGATCCGTTCCAGATAACCAGCATCCATATTATAAGAACTgggtggagctgaaggacacaGAGATGAAGAACGGAGACGTGTCTTTGATTCTGAAGAATGTGACGACTTCTGACAgtggaacatatgagtgttatGTCAACCAGGGACAAATAAACCTCAGGAGGGGCCCTTTTAATGAAGCTGCCACCTtcatcaacctgacagttgaaccag GTGATGCAGCTGAAAACACTGTAGATGGAGGACTTGTCAACAGTCCGCCAGTCGCCtctgttcttgttgttgttgctgctgttattgCTGGTTTTGTGATTTACAGAAAGCAGAATTAG